The Tardiphaga alba genome includes a window with the following:
- the rsmG gene encoding 16S rRNA (guanine(527)-N(7))-methyltransferase RsmG: MAQRSQPSAPAPQLDSDKAAALRLTPVSHETEARLDRYVALLLQWQAKTNLISPTTLPHLWTRHISDSLQLLRLAPDARIWLDFGSGGGFPGVVLACAMGDVGGHVHLVERNAKKAAFLREALRVTQAPGSVHLADIGDSVDSFPKRVDCITARAVASLDIILGFAAPHMNGSTKALFLKGQDVDAELTEATKCWNISPRLHASLTGGQGWIVELDKIERRDPSADTMMAHANDRN; encoded by the coding sequence ATGGCGCAACGTTCCCAGCCATCTGCTCCCGCTCCGCAACTCGACAGCGACAAAGCCGCAGCACTCCGCCTGACACCTGTTTCACATGAAACAGAAGCGCGGCTCGATCGCTATGTTGCGCTGCTGCTGCAATGGCAGGCCAAGACCAATCTCATTTCACCGACGACATTGCCGCATCTCTGGACGCGCCATATCTCTGACTCGCTGCAGCTGTTGAGGCTGGCGCCGGATGCGCGCATCTGGCTCGACTTCGGCAGCGGCGGTGGTTTTCCCGGTGTGGTGCTGGCCTGTGCCATGGGTGATGTCGGCGGCCACGTTCATCTCGTCGAGCGCAATGCCAAGAAGGCGGCTTTCCTGCGCGAAGCATTACGTGTGACGCAAGCCCCAGGTTCGGTGCACCTCGCGGACATCGGGGATAGTGTGGATAGTTTTCCAAAGCGCGTCGATTGCATCACCGCACGCGCCGTGGCGTCGCTAGATATCATTCTCGGTTTCGCGGCTCCCCACATGAACGGCAGCACCAAGGCGCTGTTTCTAAAGGGTCAAGATGTAGACGCGGAATTGACCGAAGCTACTAAATGTTGGAATATAAGCCCACGCCTGCATGCGAGCCTTACCGGCGGACAAGGCTGGATCGTCGAACTGGACAAGATCGAGCGGCGCGACCCGTCCGCAGATACCATGATGGCCCACGCAAATGACCGTAATTGA
- a CDS encoding ParA family protein: MTVIDQEHQEDSTKATPGHPRILALANQKGGVGKTTTAINLGTALAAIGERVLIVDLDPQGNASTGLGIDRRDRACSTYDVLTGDAPLRDAVVVTAVPRLHIAASTMDLSGLELEIGGARDRAFRLRDAIGELNNNVSPGSDYTYVLIDCPPSLNLLTVNAMAASDAILVPLQCEFFALEGLSQLLQTVEQVRSTLNPSLTIHGIVMTMFDARNNLSNQVVADVREFMGNKVYDTMIPRNVRISEAPSYGKPVLVYDLKCAGSEAYLRLATEVIQRERDIRAAPGDAA; this comes from the coding sequence ATGACCGTAATTGATCAGGAACATCAAGAGGATAGCACGAAGGCGACCCCTGGCCACCCGCGCATCCTGGCGCTGGCCAATCAGAAGGGCGGCGTCGGCAAGACCACCACCGCGATCAATCTCGGCACCGCACTCGCCGCTATCGGTGAGCGCGTGCTGATCGTCGATCTGGATCCGCAGGGCAATGCCTCCACCGGCCTCGGCATCGATCGCCGCGATCGCGCCTGTTCGACCTATGACGTGCTGACCGGCGACGCGCCGCTGCGCGATGCCGTCGTCGTCACCGCGGTGCCGCGTCTGCATATCGCGGCTTCCACCATGGATCTCTCCGGCCTCGAGCTGGAAATCGGCGGCGCCCGCGATCGCGCCTTCCGTCTGCGCGATGCCATCGGTGAGCTGAACAACAATGTCTCGCCGGGCTCGGACTATACTTATGTGCTGATCGATTGTCCGCCGTCGCTCAATCTTCTCACCGTCAATGCGATGGCCGCGTCGGACGCGATCCTCGTGCCACTGCAGTGCGAATTCTTCGCGCTCGAAGGTCTGTCGCAACTGCTGCAGACGGTGGAGCAGGTGCGCTCGACGCTGAACCCGAGCCTGACCATCCATGGCATCGTCATGACCATGTTCGATGCGCGCAACAACCTGTCGAACCAGGTTGTTGCCGACGTCCGCGAATTCATGGGCAACAAGGTCTATGACACCATGATCCCGCGCAATGTCCGCATTTCGGAAGCGCCGTCCTACGGCAAGCCGGTGCTGGTTTATGATTTGAAGTGCGCCGGCTCCGAGGCCTATCTGCGCCTTGCCACCGAAGTGATCCAGCGCGAGCGTGATATCCGCGCGGCACCGGGCGACGCGGCGTAA
- a CDS encoding LPS assembly lipoprotein LptE: MLSAKFRIAARLTAVIALGALTAGCFQPMYAAKTADGSPALREKLASVEVPPLDYPTASPLARVGVEIRNALMFKMYGAATGMPPLYTLKIRFTPNRTSLIVDPNTALPTSENYGIDATYGLIEIATGKQVMTGSTFARVTYDIPGGQQRFARTRAYRDAENRAAGEIADNINTRLASFFYKGS, from the coding sequence ATGTTGTCGGCTAAGTTCCGTATCGCTGCCCGGCTCACGGCCGTTATTGCTCTTGGCGCCCTCACGGCCGGCTGCTTCCAGCCGATGTATGCCGCCAAGACGGCGGACGGCTCCCCCGCGCTGCGCGAAAAGCTGGCCTCGGTCGAGGTGCCGCCGCTCGATTATCCCACCGCGTCGCCACTGGCGCGCGTCGGCGTCGAAATTCGCAACGCGCTGATGTTCAAGATGTACGGCGCCGCCACTGGCATGCCGCCGCTCTATACGCTGAAGATCCGCTTCACGCCGAACCGGACTTCGCTGATCGTCGATCCCAATACGGCACTGCCGACATCGGAGAATTATGGCATCGACGCCACTTACGGCCTGATCGAGATCGCCACTGGCAAGCAGGTGATGACCGGCTCGACCTTTGCCCGCGTCACCTATGATATCCCCGGCGGCCAGCAGCGCTTCGCCCGCACCCGCGCCTATCGCGATGCCGAGAACCGCGCTGCCGGCGAGATCGCCGATAACATCAACACGCGTCTGGCGTCGTTCTTCTACAAGGGCAGCTAA
- the holA gene encoding DNA polymerase III subunit delta, which produces MVALRGKDIDLFLNRPDSTRPIILLYGPDAGLVRERAEALVKSAVDDVNDPFSLVRMDGDDLAAEPSRLVEEAMTIPMFGGRRAIRVRAGSKNFSSGVDTLSEMAVRDCRIVIEAGELRPESPLRKVCEKAKTAVAIACYPDTERDLTKLINDELQLANLRMANDARATLMSLLGGDRQASRNELRKLMLYAHGTGEVTLDDVMACVADASELKIDPIVDGAFAGNPTLVETEFNKAMIAGTYPGMIMMAAQRQAAALHKASLLVEAGTSPSAAAESGFPRLHFSRKGAVEAALRNFTTRRLAAIIDQLAVAALDVRKQNTLGAVIAQRALMSIAVNARRRS; this is translated from the coding sequence TTGGTCGCCCTCCGCGGAAAAGACATCGACCTCTTCCTGAACCGACCGGATTCCACCCGGCCGATCATCCTGCTTTATGGCCCCGACGCCGGCCTGGTGCGCGAGCGCGCCGAGGCGCTGGTGAAATCGGCGGTCGATGACGTCAATGACCCGTTCTCGCTGGTGCGCATGGATGGCGACGACCTCGCCGCCGAACCCTCGCGCCTGGTCGAGGAAGCGATGACGATCCCGATGTTCGGCGGGCGACGCGCCATCCGCGTCCGCGCCGGCTCGAAGAACTTTTCCAGCGGCGTCGATACGCTCAGCGAGATGGCGGTTCGCGATTGCCGCATCGTCATCGAGGCCGGCGAGCTCAGGCCGGAATCGCCGTTACGCAAAGTGTGCGAGAAGGCAAAGACGGCCGTTGCCATTGCCTGCTATCCGGACACCGAACGCGACCTGACGAAGCTGATCAATGACGAGCTGCAGCTTGCCAATCTGCGTATGGCCAACGACGCGCGCGCGACCTTGATGTCCCTGCTCGGTGGCGATCGCCAGGCCTCGCGCAACGAGCTGCGCAAGCTGATGCTCTATGCGCATGGTACCGGCGAAGTAACGTTGGACGATGTGATGGCCTGCGTGGCGGACGCGTCCGAGCTGAAGATCGACCCGATCGTGGACGGCGCCTTCGCCGGCAATCCGACACTGGTCGAGACCGAATTCAACAAGGCGATGATCGCCGGGACTTATCCCGGCATGATCATGATGGCGGCTCAGCGGCAGGCCGCGGCGCTGCATAAAGCGAGCCTGCTGGTGGAGGCTGGTACGTCGCCATCGGCTGCCGCCGAGAGCGGATTTCCGCGTTTGCACTTTTCCCGCAAGGGCGCAGTGGAAGCCGCGCTCCGCAATTTCACCACACGACGACTGGCAGCAATCATCGATCAGCTCGCAGTGGCCGCGCTCGACGTCCGCAAACAAAACACCCTCGGTGCGGTGATCGCACAGAGGGCATTGATGTCGATTGCCGTGAATGCAAGGCGGCGCTCTTAA
- a CDS encoding DUF4269 domain-containing protein, which yields MSEGVVTTSLERFGLSSSCPALMAKRRDLSRRSSKSEGGSAVSNHGDNMTSLSYEAVIDRIGILDILAPFDPHVVGTLPLGIALPNSDIDIVCQASDPDVVANLLWTAFSSADDFTLYRWSARGRPLIAKFKAESWPFEIFASTELVAEQSGWQHFVVERQLLDLAGFALRDQIMALRLQGMKTEPAFATALGLPGDPYEAMRALYWLSEMELAEIISNSPEL from the coding sequence GTGAGCGAAGGTGTCGTAACGACATCGCTGGAACGCTTTGGCTTGTCGAGCTCTTGCCCAGCCCTCATGGCGAAGAGGCGCGACTTGTCCCGCCGAAGCTCGAAGAGCGAAGGCGGAAGCGCCGTCTCGAACCATGGAGACAACATGACGTCGCTATCCTACGAAGCCGTCATCGATCGCATCGGCATCCTCGATATCCTCGCGCCGTTCGACCCTCATGTCGTCGGTACCCTGCCGCTCGGCATCGCCCTGCCCAATAGCGATATCGATATTGTTTGCCAAGCCTCGGACCCTGATGTGGTCGCCAACCTGCTATGGACAGCTTTCAGCTCGGCCGATGATTTCACTCTGTATCGGTGGTCGGCCAGAGGCCGACCTTTGATCGCGAAGTTCAAAGCCGAGAGCTGGCCGTTCGAGATCTTCGCCAGCACCGAACTCGTTGCTGAACAGTCCGGTTGGCAGCATTTCGTCGTAGAGCGACAGCTTCTGGACCTCGCAGGTTTCGCTCTAAGGGACCAGATCATGGCGTTGCGGCTCCAGGGCATGAAGACCGAGCCCGCTTTCGCTACTGCGCTTGGACTCCCCGGCGATCCCTATGAAGCGATGCGTGCCTTGTACTGGCTCTCGGAGATGGAATTGGCCGAGATCATCTCCAATTCGCCGGAGCTTTAG
- a CDS encoding MmcQ/YjbR family DNA-binding protein, with protein MADASSLRELALALDGVTSAPHFDRTAFKVKRIFVTLAADGLTANFKLTPDEQALKCEVMPDAFSPVPNAWGQQGWTVGTLAKLKTIELAAALEMAWQHALPAPRKQKP; from the coding sequence ATGGCCGATGCATCTTCTCTTCGCGAGCTGGCTCTTGCGCTGGATGGCGTGACGTCCGCTCCGCATTTCGATCGGACGGCGTTCAAGGTGAAGCGGATATTCGTGACTCTGGCCGCGGACGGGCTCACCGCGAACTTCAAACTCACCCCGGACGAACAAGCCCTGAAGTGCGAGGTTATGCCTGACGCATTTTCGCCAGTGCCAAATGCTTGGGGCCAGCAGGGTTGGACGGTGGGCACCTTGGCGAAGCTGAAGACAATCGAACTGGCAGCAGCGCTGGAGATGGCATGGCAACATGCGCTGCCAGCTCCCAGAAAGCAGAAGCCATAA
- a CDS encoding ParB/RepB/Spo0J family partition protein, with protein MADEARSRLGRGLASLIGDVGGEAAQTERPARGQRKVPIEFIKPNPRNPRRTFADAELNELASSIKQHGVIQPIVVRAVKGTNDRFEIIAGERRWRASQLAGLHEVPVVPVDVTDAAAMEIAIIENIQREDLNAMEEAQGYHALAETYKHSQDDIAKIVGKSRSHVANMMRLTKLPEDVQALIASNQLSNGHARALISLPDPSAAAKRVIAEGLNVRQTEALAHEEGVPERAPQKPRAGSAPKVAKDADTIALEKRVSDVLGLKVSVDHRDPGGTVVIKYSDLDQLDEILKRLDK; from the coding sequence ATGGCCGATGAAGCGCGTTCGCGGTTGGGCCGGGGCCTGGCAAGTCTGATCGGTGATGTCGGCGGCGAAGCCGCGCAGACCGAGCGTCCGGCGCGTGGCCAACGCAAGGTGCCGATCGAATTCATCAAGCCGAACCCACGCAATCCGCGCCGCACGTTTGCAGATGCGGAGCTGAACGAGCTGGCGTCCTCGATCAAGCAGCACGGCGTGATCCAGCCGATCGTGGTGCGTGCCGTGAAGGGCACCAATGATCGGTTCGAGATCATCGCTGGCGAGCGTCGCTGGCGTGCGTCGCAGCTCGCCGGTCTGCATGAAGTGCCGGTCGTGCCGGTGGATGTCACCGATGCCGCGGCGATGGAAATCGCCATCATCGAAAACATCCAGCGCGAAGACCTCAACGCGATGGAAGAGGCGCAGGGCTATCACGCGCTCGCCGAGACCTACAAACACAGCCAGGACGATATCGCAAAGATCGTCGGCAAGAGCCGCAGCCATGTGGCCAACATGATGCGCCTCACCAAACTGCCGGAAGACGTGCAGGCGCTGATCGCATCGAACCAGCTTTCGAATGGTCACGCCCGCGCGCTGATCTCGCTGCCCGATCCGTCCGCTGCCGCGAAGCGCGTGATTGCAGAAGGCCTGAACGTCCGCCAGACCGAAGCGCTTGCGCATGAAGAAGGCGTGCCGGAGCGCGCGCCGCAAAAGCCGCGCGCGGGTTCGGCGCCGAAGGTCGCGAAGGACGCCGACACCATCGCTCTGGAGAAGCGGGTGAGTGATGTGCTCGGGCTGAAAGTGTCGGTCGATCACCGCGATCCCGGCGGCACCGTGGTGATCAAGTATAGCGATCTCGATCAGCTCGACGAGATTTTGAAGCGGCTGGATAAGTAA
- the leuS gene encoding leucine--tRNA ligase has product MSNERYNARETEPRWQRVWDDKAIFATKNEDPRPKYYVLEMFPYPSGRIHMGHVRNYTMGDVLARLKRAKGFNVLHPMGWDAFGLPAENAAIERKVAPKAWTYENIASMKKQLQTMGLSLDWAREFATCDPSYYKHQQKMFTDFLAAGLVERKKSKVNWDPVDHTVLANEQVIDGRGWRSGAVVEQRELTQWFFKITKYSQDLLDALEKLDRWPDKVRLMQHNWIGRSEGLHFEFGLVGAPAGFEKLPVFTTRPDTMYGPTFAAISPDHPLAKKLAESDPKVAAFIDECHKLGTSQAEIDTAEKLGFDTGIKASHPADANWHLPLYIANFVLMDYGTGAVIGCPAHDQRDLDFARKYGIDVLDVFVPVGSDERVGNTAFVPAKTDTVQYIRWVGEPGVMTCEEAMKKSLAIFEKDGWGKREVNFRLRDWGISRQRYWGCPIPVIHCEKCDVVPVPAKDLPVVLPEDVTFDKPGNALDHHPTWKHVTCPQCGGKARRETDTMDTFVDSSWYFARFTDPWNEDAPTTRAVADRMMPVDQYIGGVEHAILHLLYSRFFTRAMKATGHVSIDEPFAGMFTQGMVVHETYKKQDGTFASPAEINITGDGTTRSATLLSDGSAIEIGSIEKMSKSKRNTVDPDDIIGTYGADTARWFMLSDSPPDRDVIWSEEGVKGASRFVQRLWRMVNDAAAHGKSAPSAKPAAFSPEALAVRKAAHGALDKVSTGVEKLQFNVCLAYIREFANAFGEALAKPGTPAPDICWALNEAAVILTQLFAPMMPHLAEECWTVLGQPGLVSEAAWPQVEADLLVEDSLTLPVQVNGKKRGEVTVPREASNSEIEAAALALDAVKQALDGKPPKKIIVVPQRIVNVVG; this is encoded by the coding sequence ATGAGCAACGAACGTTACAACGCCCGCGAGACCGAACCGCGCTGGCAGCGCGTGTGGGACGACAAGGCGATCTTCGCCACCAAAAACGAAGATCCCCGGCCGAAATATTACGTGCTCGAGATGTTCCCCTATCCGTCCGGGCGCATCCATATGGGCCATGTCCGCAACTATACCATGGGCGACGTGCTGGCGCGGCTGAAGCGCGCCAAGGGTTTCAACGTCCTCCATCCGATGGGCTGGGATGCCTTCGGCCTGCCGGCGGAAAACGCCGCCATCGAGCGCAAGGTCGCGCCGAAGGCATGGACCTATGAGAACATCGCTTCGATGAAGAAGCAGTTGCAGACCATGGGTCTGTCGCTCGACTGGGCGCGCGAATTCGCGACCTGCGACCCCAGCTACTACAAGCATCAGCAGAAGATGTTCACCGACTTCCTCGCCGCTGGCCTGGTGGAGCGCAAGAAGTCGAAGGTTAACTGGGACCCGGTGGATCACACCGTGCTTGCCAATGAGCAGGTGATCGACGGCCGCGGCTGGCGCTCGGGCGCCGTCGTCGAGCAGCGCGAGTTGACCCAGTGGTTCTTCAAGATCACCAAATACTCGCAGGACCTGCTCGACGCGCTGGAGAAGCTGGATCGCTGGCCGGACAAGGTCCGCCTGATGCAGCACAACTGGATCGGCCGCTCGGAAGGTCTGCATTTCGAATTCGGTCTGGTCGGCGCACCCGCCGGCTTCGAGAAGCTGCCGGTGTTCACCACGCGGCCCGACACGATGTATGGCCCGACCTTTGCGGCGATCTCGCCGGATCATCCGCTGGCCAAGAAGCTGGCCGAGAGCGATCCGAAAGTCGCGGCCTTCATCGACGAGTGCCACAAGCTCGGCACCTCGCAGGCCGAGATCGACACCGCGGAGAAGCTCGGCTTCGACACCGGCATCAAGGCGTCGCATCCGGCTGACGCGAACTGGCACCTGCCTCTTTACATCGCAAACTTCGTGCTGATGGATTACGGCACGGGCGCCGTCATCGGCTGTCCCGCCCATGACCAGCGCGACCTCGATTTCGCGCGCAAGTACGGCATCGACGTTCTCGATGTTTTCGTACCCGTCGGCAGCGACGAGCGCGTCGGCAACACGGCCTTTGTGCCGGCCAAGACCGACACCGTGCAATATATCCGCTGGGTCGGCGAACCCGGCGTGATGACTTGCGAAGAAGCGATGAAGAAGTCGCTGGCGATCTTCGAGAAGGACGGCTGGGGCAAGCGCGAAGTGAATTTCCGCCTGCGCGACTGGGGCATTTCGCGCCAGCGCTATTGGGGCTGCCCGATCCCGGTCATCCATTGCGAAAAATGCGATGTGGTGCCGGTGCCGGCGAAAGACCTGCCCGTGGTGCTGCCGGAGGACGTGACCTTCGACAAGCCGGGCAATGCGCTGGACCATCACCCGACCTGGAAGCACGTGACCTGCCCGCAATGCGGCGGCAAGGCGCGGCGCGAGACCGACACGATGGACACGTTCGTGGACTCGTCCTGGTATTTTGCGCGCTTCACCGATCCGTGGAATGAGGATGCACCGACCACGCGCGCCGTGGCCGATCGCATGATGCCGGTGGATCAGTATATCGGCGGCGTCGAGCATGCGATTTTGCATCTGCTCTATAGCCGCTTCTTCACCCGCGCGATGAAGGCGACCGGGCACGTCAGTATCGACGAGCCGTTTGCCGGCATGTTCACGCAGGGCATGGTGGTCCACGAGACCTACAAGAAGCAGGACGGCACATTCGCTTCGCCGGCCGAGATCAACATCACCGGCGATGGCACGACCCGGTCGGCGACGCTGCTGAGCGACGGTTCGGCGATTGAGATCGGCTCCATCGAGAAGATGTCGAAGTCGAAGCGCAACACCGTCGATCCCGACGACATCATCGGCACCTATGGCGCCGATACCGCCCGCTGGTTCATGCTGTCAGACTCGCCGCCGGATCGCGACGTGATCTGGAGCGAGGAAGGCGTCAAGGGCGCATCGCGTTTCGTCCAGCGCCTGTGGCGCATGGTCAACGATGCTGCGGCTCACGGTAAGTCCGCGCCATCAGCCAAGCCGGCGGCGTTCAGCCCCGAGGCGCTGGCGGTGCGCAAGGCCGCCCATGGCGCGCTCGACAAGGTCTCGACCGGCGTCGAAAAGCTGCAGTTCAATGTTTGCCTCGCTTATATCCGCGAATTCGCCAATGCATTTGGCGAAGCGCTGGCCAAGCCGGGCACCCCGGCGCCGGACATTTGCTGGGCGCTGAACGAGGCCGCCGTCATCCTGACGCAGCTGTTCGCTCCCATGATGCCGCATCTGGCGGAGGAATGCTGGACCGTGCTGGGCCAGCCGGGCCTGGTCTCCGAGGCCGCCTGGCCGCAGGTCGAGGCCGATCTGCTGGTTGAGGACTCGCTGACCCTTCCCGTTCAGGTCAATGGCAAGAAGCGCGGAGAAGTCACAGTTCCGCGCGAAGCGTCCAATTCGGAAATTGAGGCTGCCGCTCTGGCCCTTGATGCTGTAAAACAGGCGCTGGACGGCAAGCCGCCCAAGAAGATTATCGTGGTGCCGCAGAGGATCGTGAATGTTGTCGGCTAA